One stretch of Halobaculum marinum DNA includes these proteins:
- a CDS encoding alpha-amylase family glycosyl hydrolase — translation MDADGDRDEGRATDPARVLADGGQPEWYRDAVVYSLDVKTFQDSDGDGWGDFRGLIDRLDYLEELGVDCLWIRPFYPSPLRDNGYDVADYRDVDSRYGSLDAFDALVDAMDERGMRLITDLVLNHTSTEHEWFQRAREDPDSKYHDYYLWTSHLDDAYHTTNIFPEFEDGVWSYDEVADKHYFHQFYNHQPDLNVANPDVQEELFSIAEFWLERGVDGFRIDAAHPMVLPKGHNAHQMDDPQWLFRELKRRAREVKDDAVLLAEADDEPDKLDFYFAGGEAFDALFNFVGNSHVTYGVGVEDTWPLHRMFEQIPDAQPDGHVWWANFLRNHDEWNLLKLPHEALEHAREFFREGHGDGRDSWIFGRGHRLRLADLYDGDHDRIAMAHSLLLSLPGTPILFSGDEIGMHADLDLPERQAVRTPMRWDDDEPNAGFSSADPEDLVLPVDGTGWPGVFQADAASQRGVDGSLFERVADATDARAESPEVARGEFAVVDTGPKEVWAHRFDHDGTTLVVVHNFADDPREVTVDVDAAADLERVLGAADYRVGDGDVTVALDGCDYLWLRDE, via the coding sequence ATGGATGCCGACGGGGACCGAGACGAGGGGCGAGCCACCGATCCGGCCCGGGTGCTCGCCGACGGGGGCCAGCCCGAGTGGTACCGCGACGCGGTGGTGTACAGCCTCGACGTGAAGACGTTCCAGGACAGCGACGGCGACGGCTGGGGCGACTTCCGCGGGCTGATCGACCGCCTCGACTACCTGGAGGAGTTGGGCGTCGACTGCCTGTGGATCCGCCCGTTCTACCCGAGTCCGCTCCGCGACAACGGGTACGACGTGGCCGACTACCGCGACGTGGACTCGCGGTACGGCTCCCTCGACGCGTTCGACGCGCTCGTCGACGCGATGGACGAGCGCGGGATGCGGCTGATCACCGACCTCGTGCTCAACCACACCTCGACCGAGCACGAGTGGTTCCAGCGCGCTCGCGAGGACCCCGACTCGAAGTACCACGACTACTACCTGTGGACGAGCCACCTCGACGACGCCTACCACACGACGAACATCTTCCCCGAGTTCGAAGACGGCGTCTGGAGCTACGACGAGGTGGCTGACAAGCACTACTTCCACCAGTTCTACAACCACCAGCCAGACCTCAACGTCGCCAACCCCGACGTGCAAGAGGAGTTGTTCTCCATCGCCGAGTTCTGGCTGGAGCGGGGTGTCGACGGCTTCCGAATCGACGCCGCGCACCCGATGGTGCTCCCGAAGGGGCACAACGCCCACCAGATGGACGACCCGCAGTGGCTGTTCCGAGAGCTGAAACGTCGCGCGCGCGAGGTGAAAGACGACGCCGTGCTGCTCGCGGAGGCGGACGACGAACCCGACAAACTCGACTTCTACTTCGCCGGCGGCGAGGCGTTCGACGCGCTGTTCAACTTCGTCGGGAACTCCCACGTCACCTACGGCGTCGGCGTCGAGGACACGTGGCCGCTGCACCGGATGTTCGAGCAGATCCCAGACGCCCAGCCCGACGGCCACGTCTGGTGGGCGAACTTCCTGCGCAACCACGACGAGTGGAACCTGCTCAAACTCCCGCACGAGGCGCTCGAACACGCCCGCGAGTTCTTCCGCGAGGGCCACGGCGACGGTCGCGACTCGTGGATCTTCGGGCGCGGCCACCGCCTGCGCCTCGCGGACCTGTACGACGGCGACCACGACCGCATCGCGATGGCGCACAGTCTCCTGCTGTCGCTGCCGGGAACGCCGATCCTGTTCTCGGGCGACGAGATCGGGATGCACGCGGACCTCGACTTGCCGGAGCGGCAGGCCGTCCGCACGCCGATGCGGTGGGACGACGACGAGCCGAACGCCGGATTCTCCTCGGCCGATCCGGAGGACCTCGTGCTTCCGGTCGACGGCACCGGCTGGCCGGGCGTGTTCCAGGCCGACGCCGCGAGCCAGCGGGGCGTCGACGGCTCGCTGTTCGAGCGCGTCGCCGACGCGACCGACGCGCGCGCCGAAAGCCCCGAGGTCGCCCGCGGCGAGTTCGCCGTCGTCGACACGGGCCCCAAGGAGGTGTGGGCTCACCGCTTCGACCACGACGGCACGACGCTCGTGGTCGTGCACAACTTCGCCGACGACCCACGCGAGGTGACGGTCGACGTCGACGCCGCCGCCGACCTCGAACGGGTGCTCGGCGCGGCAGACTACCGCGTCGGCGACGGCGACGTGACCGTGGCTCTCGACGGCTGCGACTACCTCTGGCTCCGCGACGAGTGA
- a CDS encoding PAS domain-containing protein produces the protein MTDEQTAPLTVLIVVEDQTDHDLLYDWLDDTDGFDPLVGSADDPFDADFDVCVLDVAGVTAHRAALAASREASTTYLPSLLFVPERDGEPAAVLDRLDGDERLIDDTIAAPVQRTALARRIRSLGRARRYSTRLAANRDRIRRLVRYLPDALFVCRDGVVTYANPVAASLLGVDDAVLIDRPFTDLVAAVDREAVEAALAAADERGRGGPVETVLTRAMVRDADGGVEHPTDADGGSETREDVGSAETTDTAGAVASAEVDADAGMVPVEVTTIAVGDETQVLAHDIRERRAREDRLALYRRAMDEATVGITIADHTDDDEVLTYVNNEFKRLTGLTDEEAVGRNPRFLQTDATDPDQVAKLRRAIDAGEEASVVLLNRRADGRTWYNAVDISPIRNADGEVTHYLGFQRDVSDRVARDQRLTVLDRVLRHNIRNRLNVVLGYTDHIEELLAVAEGADRAEGADGADGEDGADGAVTDGVDVTAVRADADHVRAAAMDVLALSDSARRFREEVVDADDADPVDAATVVEEVAARIAAGAPDAEVRLSLPDTTVWVAGAAPLMLVVEELLTNVVEHVVEPTVTVALAVETGEAVVTVSDDGPGITPDSRTALGYGSETPTEHGQGIGLWLVRWTVDAAGGTVAYEDAPGGGARVVARLPTVGERHDGERDTDGDGDGGTHGEDADDTAANGTAKE, from the coding sequence ATGACTGACGAGCAGACGGCGCCGCTGACGGTGCTGATCGTTGTCGAAGACCAGACGGACCACGACCTGTTGTACGACTGGCTCGACGACACCGACGGCTTCGATCCGCTGGTCGGCTCTGCGGACGACCCGTTCGACGCCGACTTCGACGTCTGCGTGCTCGACGTGGCGGGAGTCACCGCCCACCGCGCGGCGCTGGCGGCGTCGCGGGAGGCGAGCACCACGTACCTCCCGTCGTTGCTGTTCGTCCCCGAGCGAGACGGCGAGCCGGCGGCGGTGCTCGACCGCCTCGACGGCGACGAACGACTGATCGACGACACCATCGCCGCACCCGTACAGCGGACCGCCCTCGCGCGCCGCATCCGGTCGCTCGGGCGTGCCCGACGCTACTCGACGCGGTTGGCGGCGAACCGCGACCGCATTCGGCGACTCGTCCGGTACCTCCCAGACGCGCTGTTCGTCTGCCGCGACGGCGTCGTGACGTACGCCAACCCCGTCGCGGCGTCGCTACTCGGCGTCGACGACGCGGTGTTGATCGACCGACCGTTCACCGACCTCGTCGCGGCGGTCGACCGCGAAGCCGTCGAGGCGGCGCTGGCGGCAGCCGACGAGCGGGGTCGTGGCGGCCCCGTGGAGACGGTGTTGACCCGCGCGATGGTCCGCGACGCCGACGGCGGCGTCGAGCACCCGACCGACGCAGACGGCGGGTCGGAAACACGGGAGGACGTCGGCTCGGCGGAGACGACCGACACAGCCGGGGCGGTGGCATCCGCCGAGGTCGACGCCGACGCCGGGATGGTGCCGGTCGAGGTCACCACCATCGCGGTCGGCGACGAGACGCAGGTGCTCGCACACGACATCCGCGAGCGTCGGGCACGGGAAGACAGACTCGCGCTGTACCGCCGCGCGATGGACGAGGCGACCGTCGGGATCACCATCGCCGACCACACCGACGACGACGAGGTGCTCACCTACGTCAACAACGAGTTCAAGCGACTGACCGGCCTGACCGACGAGGAGGCGGTCGGTCGCAATCCGCGATTCCTCCAGACGGACGCGACGGACCCCGACCAGGTCGCAAAACTCCGTCGAGCGATCGACGCGGGCGAGGAGGCGTCGGTCGTGCTGTTGAACCGTCGGGCCGACGGGCGGACGTGGTACAACGCCGTCGACATCTCGCCGATCCGGAACGCCGACGGCGAGGTGACCCACTACCTCGGCTTCCAGCGCGACGTGAGCGACCGCGTCGCGCGCGACCAGCGACTCACGGTGCTCGACCGGGTGCTCAGACACAACATCCGCAACCGCCTGAACGTCGTCCTCGGCTACACCGACCACATCGAGGAACTCCTCGCGGTCGCCGAGGGTGCGGACCGCGCCGAGGGAGCGGACGGCGCCGATGGGGAAGACGGTGCGGACGGCGCCGTGACCGACGGCGTCGACGTGACCGCCGTCCGAGCGGACGCCGACCACGTTCGCGCGGCGGCGATGGACGTGTTGGCGCTGTCGGACAGCGCCCGTCGGTTCCGCGAGGAGGTCGTCGACGCCGACGACGCCGACCCAGTCGACGCTGCGACGGTCGTCGAGGAGGTGGCCGCACGAATCGCCGCGGGGGCGCCCGACGCCGAGGTTCGGCTCTCGTTGCCGGACACGACCGTCTGGGTCGCCGGCGCGGCACCGCTGATGCTCGTGGTCGAGGAACTGCTCACGAACGTCGTCGAGCACGTGGTCGAGCCGACGGTGACGGTAGCGCTCGCCGTCGAGACGGGCGAGGCGGTGGTGACGGTCTCCGACGACGGGCCGGGGATCACACCCGACAGCCGGACGGCGCTCGGCTACGGGTCGGAGACGCCGACCGAGCACGGACAGGGGATCGGACTGTGGCTCGTGCGCTGGACGGTCGACGCTGCCGGCGGCACCGTCGCCTACGAGGACGCCCCCGGCGGCGGCGCACGCGTCGTCGCGCGCCTCCCGACGGTCGGGGAGCGACACGACGGTGAGCGGGACACCGATGGCGACGGTGACGGCGGCACCCACGGTGAGGACGCCGACGACACCGCCGCCAACGGGACCGCGAAGGAGTGA
- a CDS encoding Gfo/Idh/MocA family protein — protein sequence MYDVGIVGCGVIGNRLAESFAEHPETTVAAACDVDAERAETFAAERDAAAYTDHETMLADEDLDVLYVGVPPVHHREIATAGLDAGVNVICEKPIAEDAEEGAELAALEAETDLVTAVNLPFRYTPGFVELCERVADGEVGTPKRVSLDFRFPRWPREWQDVDWLRSREQGGPLREVGTHFLFGIQELFGGVDRVSAAVQYAAPDECEESVVGWFAVGEAEGGAVDIDGQVHGTVDVLTDHDRPEQNALTVTGTEGALGLTEWYRLVADPGTDDERELCGDRPSTTLTLVDEFVTALKGGDADLVSFAEATAVQRVVDAVFASDGEPVDLSQ from the coding sequence ATGTACGACGTGGGGATCGTCGGCTGTGGCGTCATCGGCAATCGACTCGCGGAGTCGTTCGCGGAGCACCCGGAGACGACCGTCGCGGCAGCCTGCGACGTCGACGCCGAGCGCGCAGAGACGTTCGCCGCCGAGCGCGACGCGGCGGCCTACACCGACCACGAGACGATGCTGGCCGACGAGGACCTCGACGTGTTGTACGTCGGCGTCCCGCCGGTCCACCACCGCGAGATCGCCACCGCCGGCCTCGACGCCGGCGTCAACGTGATCTGCGAGAAACCGATCGCCGAAGACGCCGAGGAGGGCGCCGAACTCGCGGCGCTGGAGGCGGAGACGGACCTCGTGACGGCGGTCAACCTCCCGTTCCGCTACACGCCGGGGTTCGTCGAGTTGTGCGAGCGGGTCGCCGACGGCGAGGTGGGTACGCCCAAGCGCGTCTCGCTCGACTTCCGGTTCCCCCGCTGGCCCCGCGAGTGGCAGGACGTCGACTGGCTCCGGTCGCGCGAGCAGGGCGGGCCGCTCCGCGAGGTGGGGACGCACTTCCTGTTCGGCATTCAGGAACTGTTCGGCGGCGTCGACCGCGTGAGTGCCGCGGTGCAGTACGCCGCGCCCGACGAGTGTGAGGAGTCCGTCGTCGGGTGGTTCGCGGTCGGCGAGGCCGAGGGCGGCGCAGTCGACATCGACGGGCAGGTGCACGGCACCGTCGACGTGCTCACCGACCACGACCGCCCCGAGCAGAACGCCCTCACCGTGACCGGCACCGAGGGAGCGTTGGGGCTGACCGAGTGGTACCGCCTCGTCGCCGACCCCGGGACCGACGACGAGCGGGAGTTGTGCGGCGACCGCCCGTCGACGACGCTGACGCTCGTCGACGAGTTCGTGACCGCGTTGAAGGGCGGCGACGCCGACCTCGTCAGTTTCGCGGAGGCGACCGCCGTCCAGCGCGTCGTCGACGCGGTGTTCGCCTCCGACGGCGAGCCGGTCGACCTCTCGCAGTAG
- a CDS encoding DUF5788 family protein: MEKHERHRFLDRLRGGSTLGAEMADTVEVDGTTVDLTALVFELRDLDAVPERERERVDDLLGHLRRERIARRRRIEEADITAEEGEALAAEVIGLDRAINALESLDDASYGEQARRSHVEGHKEFLGLVNQLR; this comes from the coding sequence ATGGAGAAACACGAACGCCACCGATTCCTCGACCGACTGCGCGGCGGGAGCACGCTCGGCGCCGAGATGGCCGACACCGTCGAAGTCGACGGGACCACCGTGGACCTGACGGCGCTCGTCTTCGAGTTGCGCGACCTCGATGCGGTGCCCGAGCGCGAACGCGAGCGGGTGGACGACCTGCTCGGACACCTCCGGCGTGAACGGATCGCCCGGCGGCGACGGATCGAAGAGGCCGACATCACCGCCGAGGAGGGGGAGGCGCTCGCAGCCGAGGTGATCGGGCTCGACCGCGCCATCAACGCACTGGAGAGCCTCGACGACGCGTCCTACGGCGAGCAAGCGCGGCGGAGTCACGTCGAGGGGCACAAGGAGTTCCTCGGACTGGTGAACCAACTTCGATAG
- a CDS encoding CPBP family intramembrane glutamic endopeptidase yields the protein MRGRDLWGYLLFSHGWTWLWWGVNVVAGLDAFGAGLPFTLLGGAGPLLGGVVMSRDTYGRAGLVDLGTRLVDPRRLSPRWVAVTVLLFPTLAVVAGAATAVGTGAVTVLDVSTLAGLLTSPAALASTVAVTLVVGPLPEEVGWRGYLLDRCQRRWSALAAALVVGVAWATWHAPLFVMPGYYEAFDFAPDPLPFGASLLCSSVLYAWVYDNTDRSVLAVVLLHFTENFVGQVTTLPPAGERVLLAAKVLLAVTVVAIFGHRTLRRDGSVPSPPPDRRRG from the coding sequence ATGCGTGGACGCGACCTCTGGGGCTACCTGCTGTTCTCCCACGGTTGGACGTGGCTCTGGTGGGGCGTCAACGTCGTGGCGGGCCTCGACGCCTTCGGCGCCGGCCTCCCGTTCACGCTCCTGGGCGGCGCGGGTCCGCTCTTGGGCGGCGTCGTGATGAGCCGTGACACCTACGGGCGGGCCGGCCTCGTGGACCTCGGGACCCGACTGGTCGACCCACGGCGGCTCTCGCCGCGCTGGGTGGCGGTCACGGTGCTCCTGTTCCCGACGCTCGCGGTCGTCGCTGGCGCCGCCACCGCGGTCGGCACTGGGGCGGTCACCGTCCTCGACGTGTCGACACTCGCCGGACTCCTCACCTCGCCGGCGGCACTCGCGTCGACCGTCGCCGTGACGCTCGTCGTCGGGCCGCTGCCCGAGGAGGTCGGCTGGCGGGGGTACCTCCTCGACCGGTGTCAGCGTCGGTGGTCGGCGCTCGCGGCCGCCCTCGTGGTTGGGGTCGCGTGGGCGACGTGGCACGCGCCACTGTTCGTGATGCCGGGCTACTACGAGGCCTTCGACTTCGCACCCGACCCGCTCCCGTTCGGGGCGAGTCTGCTGTGCTCGTCGGTGCTGTACGCGTGGGTGTACGACAACACCGACCGGAGTGTGCTCGCGGTCGTCCTGCTCCACTTCACGGAGAACTTCGTTGGACAGGTCACTACGTTGCCGCCGGCGGGCGAGCGAGTCCTCCTCGCCGCGAAGGTGCTCCTCGCGGTCACGGTCGTCGCAATCTTCGGCCACCGGACGCTCCGACGCGACGGCTCGGTCCCGTCGCCACCGCCGGACCGCAGGCGCGGATGA
- a CDS encoding MaoC/PaaZ C-terminal domain-containing protein has product MAYSYEPHYFEDFEVGQEFVTVGRTVTESDFMMHSALTGDWTELHTNKEYAEDNAFGERIAHGPMTFVQATGFVYRTGIVERTALAFLGMNYMDLPNPVFIGDTISMEMEVTETKDLSSRGDAGLVILDCEVTKQDGTVVLQGDMKFLIKTRAEADDPHA; this is encoded by the coding sequence ATGGCATACAGCTACGAGCCGCACTACTTCGAGGACTTCGAGGTCGGCCAGGAGTTCGTCACCGTCGGGCGCACCGTCACCGAGTCGGACTTCATGATGCACTCGGCGCTGACGGGCGACTGGACGGAACTCCACACCAACAAGGAGTACGCCGAGGACAACGCCTTCGGCGAGCGCATCGCCCACGGCCCGATGACGTTCGTACAGGCGACGGGGTTCGTCTACCGCACGGGCATCGTCGAGCGCACCGCGCTGGCGTTCCTCGGGATGAACTACATGGACCTCCCGAACCCCGTGTTCATCGGCGACACCATCTCCATGGAGATGGAGGTGACGGAGACGAAGGACCTCTCCAGCCGCGGCGACGCCGGCCTCGTAATCCTCGACTGCGAGGTGACGAAGCAGGACGGCACCGTGGTCCTCCAGGGCGACATGAAGTTCCTCATCAAGACGCGCGCCGAGGCGGACGACCCGCACGCCTGA
- a CDS encoding PHP domain-containing protein, translated as MEAEVSLRIDPHVHSEESYDGHDSVELLLEQASDIGLDGIVVTDHDAIDESLRAADLAPEYGLVGIPGVEVSTGAGHLLAIGVEEQPEPRRPFGETVEEIRDMGGVAVVPHPFQRTRHGVRRRQLSDCDGVEVYNSWLFTGYRNRRARRFAEANGYPGVAASDAHHARYLGRAFTEVTVPGVERQSAVDGEDVVAALAEGNGSVQGCRQPVPRSAHHYLVGAGRKSAWTAARVGRRAPEVVQALFGNG; from the coding sequence ATGGAAGCGGAGGTCTCCCTCCGAATCGACCCGCACGTCCACTCCGAGGAGTCGTACGACGGGCACGACTCCGTCGAACTCCTCCTCGAACAAGCGAGCGACATCGGACTCGACGGCATCGTCGTCACCGACCACGACGCAATCGACGAGTCACTTCGCGCGGCCGACCTCGCGCCGGAGTACGGCCTCGTCGGAATCCCGGGCGTCGAGGTGTCGACGGGTGCCGGCCACCTGCTCGCCATCGGCGTCGAGGAACAGCCAGAACCGCGCCGGCCGTTCGGCGAGACGGTCGAAGAGATTCGCGACATGGGCGGCGTCGCGGTCGTCCCACACCCGTTCCAGCGCACGCGACATGGTGTCAGACGCCGACAGCTCTCCGACTGTGACGGTGTCGAGGTGTACAACTCCTGGCTGTTCACGGGCTACCGGAATCGACGCGCCCGGCGGTTCGCCGAGGCGAACGGCTACCCCGGCGTCGCCGCCAGCGACGCCCACCACGCCCGCTACCTCGGTCGTGCGTTCACCGAGGTCACCGTCCCGGGCGTCGAGCGCCAGAGCGCGGTCGACGGCGAGGACGTGGTCGCGGCGCTGGCCGAGGGGAACGGCTCCGTCCAAGGGTGTCGCCAGCCGGTGCCCCGAAGCGCACACCACTACCTCGTCGGCGCGGGACGCAAGAGCGCGTGGACGGCCGCGCGGGTGGGCCGTCGCGCGCCGGAGGTCGTGCAGGCGCTGTTCGGAAACGGCTGA
- the paaE gene encoding 1,2-phenylacetyl-CoA epoxidase subunit PaaE, translating to MRRHVPDPSVAAGAAGSDDDDPAECPYCGSTDTEREHPKGPGLCRSMHFCNDCSEPFQRFG from the coding sequence ATGCGCCGACACGTCCCCGACCCGAGCGTCGCCGCCGGCGCCGCCGGGAGCGACGACGACGACCCCGCCGAGTGCCCCTACTGCGGGTCGACGGACACCGAGCGCGAGCACCCGAAGGGGCCGGGGCTGTGCCGCTCAATGCACTTCTGCAACGACTGCTCGGAGCCGTTCCAGCGGTTCGGCTGA
- the paaD gene encoding 1,2-phenylacetyl-CoA epoxidase subunit PaaD — protein sequence MPTSMPTDTPDGPPADSEACAYTSYETGEAPEEYPKTGEGATGAEADVWTALYEVEDPEMPVSVVDLGLIYDVSVDEASGLCEVEMTLTYTGCPARDMILNDVRCAAETAPGVDRADVRLRYSPGWTVSMVTDAGREALREFGLSV from the coding sequence ATGCCGACCAGCATGCCGACGGACACGCCCGACGGTCCGCCCGCCGACTCGGAGGCGTGCGCGTACACCTCCTACGAGACGGGCGAGGCCCCCGAGGAGTACCCGAAGACCGGCGAGGGCGCGACGGGCGCAGAAGCCGACGTGTGGACGGCGCTGTACGAGGTCGAGGACCCCGAGATGCCCGTCAGCGTCGTCGACCTGGGCCTCATCTACGACGTGTCCGTCGACGAGGCGTCCGGCCTGTGCGAAGTCGAGATGACGCTCACGTACACGGGCTGTCCCGCGCGGGACATGATCCTCAACGACGTGCGCTGTGCCGCCGAGACGGCGCCGGGCGTCGACCGCGCGGACGTGCGCCTGCGCTACTCGCCGGGGTGGACGGTGTCGATGGTGACCGACGCGGGCCGCGAGGCCCTGCGCGAGTTCGGGTTGAGCGTCTGA
- the paaC gene encoding 1,2-phenylacetyl-CoA epoxidase subunit PaaC, whose product MSDDSTDEFADAPAAASLDRGDLTPEQQIALEELLFRLADDEFVQAERLTEWQIYAPTLESDLALANIAQDEFGHARLWYDLLQELGYTEEECIWRRDADDWTHATLVELAFADDGWGDVVVRTYLYDTAERIRTEALVDTSYAPLADRVGKVLAEEDYHGDHAVSWLERLASDDEARERLQAAVDDLFPHALSLFAPGAHEDDIRAHGFRRASLANMREEWLDTVVPTLEGYGLVVPEPDEVERPTARGRDGSHTDDWVNLQEAFTATHREVDFDRPARLRGEEGA is encoded by the coding sequence ATGAGCGACGACTCCACCGACGAGTTCGCCGACGCGCCCGCCGCCGCCTCGCTCGACCGGGGCGACCTCACCCCCGAACAGCAGATCGCGCTGGAGGAACTCCTCTTTCGCCTCGCGGACGACGAGTTCGTCCAGGCCGAGCGCCTCACCGAGTGGCAGATCTACGCGCCCACGCTCGAGTCCGACCTCGCGCTCGCCAACATCGCACAAGACGAGTTCGGCCACGCACGCCTCTGGTACGACCTCCTGCAGGAACTCGGCTACACCGAGGAGGAGTGCATCTGGCGACGTGACGCGGACGACTGGACGCACGCGACGCTCGTCGAACTCGCGTTCGCCGACGACGGTTGGGGCGACGTGGTCGTGCGGACGTACCTGTACGACACCGCCGAGCGCATCCGCACGGAGGCGCTCGTCGACACGAGCTACGCCCCCCTCGCCGACCGCGTCGGGAAGGTGCTCGCCGAGGAGGACTACCACGGCGACCACGCCGTGAGCTGGCTCGAACGCCTCGCGAGCGACGACGAGGCGCGCGAGCGCCTCCAAGCGGCGGTCGACGACCTGTTCCCGCACGCGCTGTCGCTGTTCGCCCCCGGCGCCCACGAGGACGACATCCGCGCACACGGCTTCCGGCGGGCGTCGCTGGCCAACATGCGCGAGGAGTGGCTCGACACCGTCGTGCCGACGCTGGAGGGGTACGGCCTCGTCGTGCCCGAACCGGACGAGGTTGAGCGCCCGACCGCCCGCGGGCGCGACGGGAGCCACACCGACGACTGGGTCAACCTCCAGGAGGCGTTCACCGCGACCCACCGCGAGGTCGACTTCGACCGTCCCGCCCGCCTGCGCGGGGAGGAGGGCGCGTAG
- the paaB gene encoding 1,2-phenylacetyl-CoA epoxidase subunit PaaB, giving the protein MIWEVFRQEKPGDYHRHVGNVHAPDRDMAKLFAQVQHARRMQTNSLWVVPQSEIGEVDTEDAAFGGRTDKAYRWAMTYNDIDSSFAQEVEDSEAEQREAARKRREQLESEGQR; this is encoded by the coding sequence ATGATCTGGGAAGTGTTCAGACAGGAGAAGCCCGGTGACTACCACCGGCACGTCGGCAACGTCCACGCGCCCGACCGCGACATGGCGAAACTGTTCGCGCAGGTCCAGCACGCGCGCCGGATGCAGACCAACTCGCTGTGGGTCGTCCCGCAGTCGGAGATCGGCGAGGTCGACACCGAGGACGCCGCCTTCGGCGGTCGCACGGACAAGGCGTACCGCTGGGCGATGACGTACAACGACATCGACTCGTCGTTCGCGCAGGAGGTCGAGGACAGCGAGGCCGAGCAACGAGAGGCCGCGCGCAAGCGCCGCGAGCAACTGGAGTCGGAGGGCCAGCGATGA
- a CDS encoding Phenylacetic acid catabolic protein → MDIETVKARAGPRQFGPNDDMPEEYRKAATRMIQFHANSEVMGGYLDKEFTRHAPSLDRKLANTAKVQDEIGHAQLLYRAAETLGVKTRDEMLDELQNGEGKFLNCFHYPVDSWYEAPMIDFFVDGGAMRRQATLKSTSWTPYAHAMDKVCFEEGFHVKHGESILRELMRGSKATQERTQETFEEWWPRILQFFGPTNDQSTHNDFAMDVGLKTVTNDELRNSFLNLYVPKAEKYGLEIPEYPRIFERDDGTMAVRESDLDWDEFWTIAKNDSDGSHEQIGSRARRQEAVEWVRESLDSWEGANAGTPQAAD, encoded by the coding sequence ATGGACATCGAGACGGTGAAAGCGCGCGCCGGACCGCGCCAGTTCGGGCCGAACGACGACATGCCCGAGGAGTACCGCAAGGCGGCGACGCGGATGATCCAGTTCCACGCGAACTCGGAGGTCATGGGCGGCTACCTCGACAAGGAGTTCACCCGACACGCCCCGTCGCTGGACCGGAAACTGGCGAACACCGCGAAGGTGCAAGACGAGATCGGCCACGCACAGTTGCTGTACCGCGCCGCCGAGACGCTCGGCGTGAAGACGCGCGACGAGATGCTCGACGAACTCCAGAACGGCGAGGGGAAGTTCCTCAACTGCTTCCACTACCCGGTCGACTCGTGGTACGAGGCGCCGATGATCGACTTCTTCGTCGACGGCGGCGCGATGCGCCGACAGGCGACGCTCAAGTCGACGAGTTGGACACCGTACGCGCACGCGATGGACAAGGTCTGCTTCGAGGAGGGGTTCCACGTGAAGCACGGCGAGTCCATCCTGCGGGAACTGATGCGCGGGTCGAAGGCGACCCAGGAGCGCACCCAGGAGACGTTCGAGGAGTGGTGGCCGCGCATCCTCCAGTTCTTCGGCCCCACCAACGACCAGTCCACGCACAACGACTTCGCGATGGACGTGGGCCTGAAGACCGTCACCAACGACGAACTCCGCAACTCGTTCCTCAACCTCTACGTCCCGAAGGCCGAGAAGTACGGGCTGGAAATCCCCGAGTACCCGCGCATCTTCGAGCGCGACGACGGCACGATGGCCGTCCGGGAGTCGGACCTCGACTGGGACGAGTTCTGGACCATCGCGAAGAACGACTCCGACGGGAGCCACGAACAGATCGGCTCGCGCGCTCGCCGGCAGGAGGCCGTCGAGTGGGTCCGTGAGAGCCTCGACTCGTGGGAGGGAGCAAACGCGGGCACGCCGCAGGCGGCTGACTGA